Proteins encoded in a region of the Fundulus heteroclitus isolate FHET01 chromosome 2, MU-UCD_Fhet_4.1, whole genome shotgun sequence genome:
- the galk2 gene encoding N-acetylgalactosamine kinase, with the protein MASNPPRLKIEITSNERLKNLKCHFEAKFGESPLFYARAPGRVNLIGEHIDYCGYSVLPMAIEQSILTAVSVNNSGMIQMANTNPQYQDFKVSCSEEIVIDRKNPKWYYYFLCGVKGIQEKFGISRLAGMSCVVDGTVPPSSGLSSSSALVCCSGLLTMEANQKSLSKVALAEICAKSECYIGTESGGMDQSISFLAEEGTAKLIEFQPLKATDVKLPDGAVFVISNCCVEMNKAASSHYNIRVVECRIATKMLAQARGLDPSGLLKLCQVQAALKASLEDMLVLVDEVLHPEPYGREEICKVLGITSEKLCAELLSANTQHVTHFKLHQRAKHVYGEAARVMRFKSVCDGGSAESIKLLGELMNQSHASCRDLYECSCPELDQLVDICLKSGAVGSRLTGAGWGGCAVSMVPSGKAESFLQAVRDAYYTPDPHRAAMEKQSLFVTKPGGGAALLLEE; encoded by the exons ATGGCCTCTAATCCACCCAGACTGAAGATCGAGATAACGTCTAATGAAAG GCTGAAAAACTTGAAATGTCACTTTGAAGCAAAGTTTGGAGAATCTCCTCTCTTCTATGCACGTGCACCTGGAAGGGTAAACCTAATag GCGAGCACATTGACTACTGTGGCTACTCAGTCCTCCCCATGGCTATCGAGCAGAGTATCCTGACTGCCGTGTCTGTGAACAACTCTGGGATGATCCAGATGGCGAACACAAATCCTCAGTACCA GGATTTTAAAGTGTCGTGCTCGGAGGAAATCGTCATAGACAGAAAAAACCCAAAGTGgtattattatttcctctgtGGAGTCAAAGGCATCCAG GAGAAGTTTGGGATCTCTCGTTTGGCCGGGATGTCCTGTGTTGTAGACGGAACCGTTCCTCCCAGCTCCGGTCTGTCCAGTTCAAGTGCCTTAGTTTGCTGTTCTGGCCTCTTAACAATGGAGGCTAACCAAAAGTCTCTCTCTAAg GTGGCTCTAGCTGAGATATGTGCCAAAAGCGAGTGCTACATCGGGACCGAGTCAGGAGGCATGGACCAGTCCATTTCATTCCTGGCAGAGGAAGGAACT GCAAAGCTGATAGAGTTCCAGCCTCTGAAGGCCACCGACGTCAAGCTGCCAGACGGGGCCGTGTTCGTCATCTCCAACTGCTGTGTCGAGATGAACAAAGCTGCTTCTTCTCACTACAACATCCGCGTGGTCGAGTGCCGGATCGCAACGAAG ATGTTGGCGCAGGCCCGAGGTCTGGATCCAAGCGGCTTGTTGAAGCTCTGTCAGGTTCAGGCGGCGCTGAAGGCCTCCCTGGAGGACATGTTGGTCCTGGTGGACGAGGTGTTGCATCCTGAGCCATACGGCCGTGAGGAGATCTGTAAAGTGCTGGGCATCACCTCGGAGAAGTTGTGCGCGGAGCTGCTGAGCGCCAACACTCAGCATG TGACGCACTTCAAGCTTCACCAGCGAGCCAAGCATGTGTACGGTGAAGCTGCGCGCGTGATGAGGTTTAAGAGCGTGTGCGACGGCGGTTCAGCCGAATCCATAAAGCTGCTCGGAGAGCTGATGAACCAGAGCCACGCCAGCTGCAGAGACCTGTACGAGTGCAGCTGTCCAGAACTGGACCAGCTGGTGGACATCTGTCT GAAATCAGGCGCCGTGGGCTCCAGGTTGACAGGAGCTGGCTGGGGAGGCTGTGCTGTCTCCATGGTTCCCAGCGGGAAGGCCGAGTCCTTCTTACAAGCCGTCAGAGACGCCTACTACACGCCCGACCCGCACAGAGCAGCAATGGAGAAACAAAGCTTGTTTGTGACGAAGCCGGGCGGCGGCGCTGCACTTCTGCTGGAGGAGTAA